A section of the Triticum dicoccoides isolate Atlit2015 ecotype Zavitan chromosome 7A, WEW_v2.0, whole genome shotgun sequence genome encodes:
- the LOC119329545 gene encoding protein FAR1-RELATED SEQUENCE 6-like — MEEEGYSTESSNEGDVQEDGDKEKSLAEGDVFKPVDMDPEWIPKVGMVFDSEEDAFQFYVAYGCHSGFGITRRSNNTFDGFRYRSTFICSKGGQSRLRSGVTRPARKRGTKTGCKAKIIVKDAHFQNRWEVIVLELEHNHPLDPGSVKYKKHLENIPFSLNPPRLSEAPQSSSVVGHSSSFGDSGIPSSAQIEIKTKIDRNRKLKLAEGDLEALVSFFNDMQDRNPCFFHSLDMNEQGQLRNVFWADAKSRSSYNYFGDVVAINVTNFSDQYDIQFVSFVGTNHHAQPLLLGCGLLAGRSLGAYVWLFDTWLRCMNATSPPSIITNYCHDVAIAVKKVFPNSRHRFCLRHILNELPEKLAGMEKKDEVISTFSTLAYDSVTTLDFDKEWQEMTHQFQLEGNEWLSKLYEVRAQWAPAYVKDFFWAGMSVTDRTDSATDYFDGWLTSDTSVKMFVEQYEAAVRTKLEKETYEDLHSSQMRPQLMTGLPVEEQAAKMYTMEIFQTFLNELGRSFHCNYSILDRSDSVVTYIVSEHVNQTKVDYKVAYDNAEDDIWCFCRLFQFKGILCRHALTVLRQELVPMIPSKYIIHRWCKDCKLTCSSMSRDVSLSSQELGGYDDLYKLGHQYFAEVVELGSVNSESKDYALSVMREIRDKVISYEKSLRDQRVDSQVSTANFAYNPVNEDFTDDALPISLSTKGWDLMQGQSKRSRKKKLTTPTVLDTLKKKTKRAYNKRRNATANNLCTTVTATDSITESANVQEDQVNEGWPLTSSGAPDTFPYGVETISFDLTQYNNAPSFHWPESSSRSQLQ; from the exons ATGGAAGAGGAAGGCTATAGCACCGAATCATCCAATGAAGGAGACGTGCAAGAAGACGGTGACAAGGAGAAAAGCCTTGCTGAGGGCGATGTCTTTAAGCCGGTTGATATGGATCCAGAATGGATACCTAAAGTGGGGATGGTATTCGACTCAGAGGAAGACGCCTTTCAGTTCTATGTCGCATATGGATGCCACTCTGGTTTTGGTATCACAAGGAGGTCTAACAACACCTTTGATGGTTTCCGCTATCGCTCTACCTTCATATGCTCTAAAGGAGGGCAATCTAGGCTGAGATCTGGTGTGACAAGGCCTGCAAGAAAGCGGGGCACAAAGACTGGCTGCAAGGCTAAGATCATTGTCAAGGACGCCCATTTTCAGAATCGCTGGGAAGTTATTGTTCTCGAGTTGGAGCATAACCATCCACTGGATCCTGGTTCGGTTAAATATAAGAAGCATCTAGAGAACATCCCTTTCTCTCTAAATCCACCTCGTTTGTCTGAGGCGCCACAGAGTAGCTCAGTTGTTGGACATTCTAGTAGTTTTGGAGATAGTGGCATACCTTCATCTGCCCAGATTGAAATCAAGACCAAGATAGACAGAAATAGGAAACTGAAGCTTGCTGAAGGAGATTTAGAGGCATTAGTGAGTTTTTTCAACGACATGCAAGACCGAAACCCGTGTTTCTTTCACAGTTTAGACATGAATGAGCAAGGACAGCTAAGGAATGTCTTCTGGGCTGATGCCAAATCACGTAGTTCTTACAATTACTTTGGTGATGTGGTTGCTATTAATGTCACAAACTTCAGCGATCAGTATGATATACAGTTTGTGTCATTTGTGGGCACTAACCACCACGCTCAACCACTGTTACTAGGGTGTGGTTTGCTTGctggtagatctcttggagcttacGTGTGGCTTTTTGATACATGGTTAAGATGCATGAATGCCACGTCACCACCTTCAATAATTACCAACTATTGTCATGATGTTGCAATAGCTGTTAAAAAGGTTTTCCCCAATTCACGGCACCGCTTTTGCCTTCGGCACATTTTAAATGAGCTTCCTGAGAAGTTGGCCGGAATGGAAAAGAAGGATGAAGTGATTTCTACTTTCAGCACATTGGCCTATGACTCAGTTACTACTCTTGATTTTGACAAAGAGTGGCAAGAAATGACGCATCAATTTCAGTTGGAGGGAAATGAATGGCTGTCCAAATTATACGAGGTCAGGGCACAGTGGGCTCCTGCTTATGTGAAGGATTTTTTTTGGGCGGGAATGTCCGTCACAGACAGAACTGACAGTGCAACTGACTATTTTGATGGGTGGTTGACGTCTGATACATCTGTGAAAATGTTTGTTGAGCAGTATGAGGCAGCTGTTAGAACTAAGTTAGAAAAGGAAACCTATGAGGATTTGCACTCGTCTCAGATGAGGCCACAGTTGATGACTGGATTGCCTGTGGAGGAGCAAGCAGCAAAGATGTACACAATGGAGATATTTCAAACTTTCTTGAATGAATTAGGGCGTTCATTTCACTGCAATTATAGTATACTTGATCGGAGTGATTCAGTAGTTACATACATAGTATCAGAGCATGTAAATCAAACAAAGGTGGACTACAAAGTTGCTTATGACAATGCTGAAGATGACATATGGTGCTTCTGCCGCTTGTTTCAATTTAAAGGTATATTGTGCAGACATGCTCTCACTGTACTGAGGCAGGAGCTTGTACCGATGATTCCATCAAAATACATCATTCATCGCTGGTGCAAGGATTGTAAACTAACTTGTTCTTCCATGTCCCGGGACGTCTCATTAAGTAGTCAGGAATTGGGAGGTTATGATGATCTCTACAAACTAGGCCACCAATACTTTGCAGAAGTTGTGGAACTGGGTTCTGTGAACTCAGAATCAAAAGATTATGCTTTGTCAGTCATGAGGGAGATCAGGGATAAAGTGATTTCTTATGAGAAGTCACTGAGAGATCAAAGGGTTGACAGCCAAGTTTCAACTGCCAACTTTGCATATAATCCAGTGAATGAGGATTTTACTGATGATGCATTACCCATTTCTCTTAGTACGAAGGGCTGGGATCTCATGCAAGGTCAGTCAAAACGTTCTCGCAAGAAGAAACTGACGACACCAACAGTTCTTGATACCCTGAAGAAGAAAACTAAAAGGGCCTATAACAAGAGGAGGAATGCCACTGCGAACAACCTATGCACAACGGTCACCGCAACTGACAGCATAACAGAAAGCGCAAAT GTTCAGGAAGATCAAGTAAATGAGGGATGGCCATTAACATCTAGTGGTGCACCAGATACCTTCCCATACGGA GTGGAGACCATATCTTTCGATTTGACACAATACAACAATGCGCCAAGCTTCCATTGGCCTGAAAGCAGCAGCAGATCTCAGCTTCAGTGA